Proteins from a single region of Echeneis naucrates chromosome 14, fEcheNa1.1, whole genome shotgun sequence:
- the smpd1 gene encoding sphingomyelin phosphodiesterase, with the protein MRPPAPLPSSGLMTFTLALMLPLLASSHPAESSGQPGLLFVEQIGRLHVGFNWGNVSCSLCKAVFTILDIALLSDANEERVARAVGEACIRLHLAEEMVCRQITELFRDDFIRALQESVLWPTEACALLVGPSCGKFDIYAPWNITLPKGPKPPVTPPSLPKPGSPQSRVLFLTDIHWDQEYVAGSAADCRDPLCCRKDSGSPSWRRRQAEYWGTYSKCDLPLRTVENLLENAAKAGSWDWVYWTGDIPAHNVWSQTRKQQLSELTVISRLIHKHLGPNVTVYPAVGNHESTPVNSFPPPFVHGNKSSAWLYNAMAEEWSAWLPPQALNTLRYGGFYTVAIQPGLRVVSLNMNFCARENFWLMVNSTDPANQLQWLVHVLQASEDKGEKVHIIGHIPPGLCLGSWSWNYYHIVNRYESTVAGQFFGHTHFDEFQMFYDEMTLTRPLGVAFIAPSVTTYINLNPGYRVYYVDGNYNGSSRLVLDHETYILNLTEANHGPAASFTPDPNPKWSLLYRATEAYGLSSLFPSDFDGLMQTFIKDDQVFQKFWYLRHKGHVSEPCKETCKTTLLCFLRSGRYDELEQCDLLSGFGGNLARAARKTLC; encoded by the exons ATGCGGCCGCCCGCCCCGCTGCCCTCCTCCGGCCTCATGACCTTCACTCTGGCGCTGATGTTGCCGCTGTTGGCGTCCTCTCACCCGGCAGAGAGCTCCGGACAGCCCGGCCTGCTGTTCGTGGAGCAGATCGGCCGTCTGCATGTCGGATTTAACTGGGGAAATGTCAGCTGTTCCCTGTGTAAAGCTGTCTTCACCATCCTGGACATCGCTCTTCTg AGTGATGCAAATGAAGAACGAGTGGCACGTGCAGTAGGGGAGGCATGCATCCGTCTTCATCTGGCTGAAGAGATGGTGTGCAGGCAAATAACCGAGCTGTTCAGAGATGACTTCATCCGAGCCCTGCAGGAGTCTGTGCTGTGGCCCACTGAAGCATGTGCCCTGTTGGTGGGGCCTTCTTGTGGCAAATTTGATATCTACGCCCCCTGGAATATCACCTTGCCAAAAGGCCCCAAGCCTCCTGTCACACCACCCTCTCTTCCCAAACCTGGCTCTCCACAAAGCAGGGTCCTGTTTTTGACAGACATCCACTGGGACCAG GAGTATGTGGCTGGCAGTGCTGCAGACTGCAGGGACCCTCTGTGTTGTCGCAAAGACTCGGGCTCtcccagctggaggaggagacaggcCGAGTACTGGGGAACCTACAGTAAGTGTGACCTGCCTCTGCGCACAGTGGAGAACCTCCTGGAAAATGCTGCCAAAGCAGGATCCTGGGACTGGGTCTACTGGACCGGAGATATACCAGCACACAATGTTTGGTCTCAGAccaggaaacagcagctgtcagagcTCACAGTCATCTCCAGGCTCATCCACAA ACACCTGGGACCTAATGTGACAGTTTACCCCGCTGTAGGGAACCATGAGAGCACGCCAGTAAACAGCTTCCCTCCACCCTTTGTTCATGGCAACAAGTCCTCTGCCTGGCTTTACAATGCAATGGCAGAGGAATGGTCAGCATGGCTACCACCGCAAGCTTTGAACACCTTAAG ATATGGAGGATTCTACACAGTGGCCATTCAGCCTGGTCTAAGGGTGGTGTCTCTCAACATGAACTTTTGTGCCCGAGAAAATTTCTGGCTCATGGTGAACTCAACTGACCCAGCTAACCAGCTGCAGTGGCTAGTTCATGTACTGCAGGCCAGTGAGGACAAGGGAGAGAAG GTACACATTATTGGCCATATCCCACCAGGCCTGTGTCTTGGAAGTTGGAGCTGGAACTACTATCACATTGTCAACAG atATGAAAGTACAGTTGCTGGGCAGTTTTTTGGACATACACATTTTGATGAGTTCCAAATGTTTTATGATGAGATGACTCTCACCCGCCCATTGGGAGTGGCATTCATTGCTCCCAGTGTCACTACTTACATTAATCTCAACCCGG GATATCGTGTCTACTATGTTGACGGTAATTACAACGGTAGCTCTCGTCTTGTGCTTGACCATGAAACCTACATCCTCAACCTCACTGAAGCAAACCATGGGCCAGCTGCATCGTTCACCCCCGATCCAAACCCGAAATGGTCCCTGCTTTACCGTGCCACAGAGGCCTATGGTCTTTCTAGTCTGTTCCCTTCTGATTTCGATGGGCTGATGCAGACTTTTATCAAAGACGACCAAGTTTTCCAAAAGTTTTGGTACTTGAGACATAAAGGACACGTGTCAGAGCCCTGCAAGGAAACCTGCAAAACcacattgctttgttttctgcGGAGTGGGCGCTATGATGAGCTGGAGCAGTGCGACCTCCTCAGTGGGTTTGGAGGAAACTTGGCTCGGGCTGCCAGAAAAACACTTTGTTGA